In Aureibaculum algae, the following are encoded in one genomic region:
- the yihA gene encoding ribosome biogenesis GTP-binding protein YihA/YsxC has product MKIKTAEFVISNTDIKRCPTDQIPEYAFIGRSNVGKSSLINMLVNQNKLAKTSGRPGKTQLINHFKINDEWFLVDLPGYGYAQVSKSKRKVFQEFITEYFLKREQLVCTFLLVDSRHEPQKVDLEFMRFLGEHEIPFMLVFTKSDKLKPGAIHKNLKLFEKKMLEAGWGAIPRAFVTSATGKDGKEELLEYIGELNTMIASQEE; this is encoded by the coding sequence ATGAAAATTAAAACCGCTGAATTTGTTATTAGCAATACAGACATAAAAAGATGTCCTACAGATCAAATTCCAGAGTATGCCTTTATCGGAAGATCTAACGTAGGAAAATCTTCATTGATTAACATGTTAGTCAATCAAAACAAATTGGCTAAAACTTCAGGAAGACCTGGAAAAACGCAACTAATCAATCATTTTAAAATTAATGACGAATGGTTTTTAGTAGATTTACCTGGTTATGGCTATGCCCAAGTTTCCAAAAGTAAACGTAAAGTTTTTCAAGAGTTTATAACTGAATATTTCCTAAAAAGAGAACAACTCGTTTGTACTTTTCTTTTAGTTGACAGCAGACACGAACCGCAAAAAGTAGATCTAGAATTTATGCGTTTTTTAGGAGAGCATGAAATTCCGTTTATGCTTGTCTTTACGAAATCAGACAAACTAAAACCGGGTGCGATTCACAAAAACTTAAAACTATTTGAAAAGAAAATGTTAGAAGCTGGTTGGGGAGCTATCCCTAGAGCTTTTGTAACCTCCGCAACAGGAAAAGATGGGAAAGAAGAACTGCTAGAATATATTGGCGAATTAAATACAATGATTGCATCGCAAGAGGAGTAA
- a CDS encoding FtsL-like putative cell division protein, giving the protein MAKVKQTLYNILKGKFLVDEGAPKTWYMLVFLAGLALFMIASSHAIDKKVQEIAVLNKEMREKRDVFIATRSQLMKLKMESSIVSRLEERGLFMPENPPKKIMVKSE; this is encoded by the coding sequence ATGGCTAAGGTGAAGCAAACTTTATATAACATTTTAAAAGGTAAGTTTTTAGTAGACGAAGGTGCACCTAAAACGTGGTACATGCTTGTCTTTTTAGCGGGACTCGCTTTGTTTATGATTGCAAGTTCTCATGCTATTGATAAAAAAGTGCAAGAAATAGCTGTTTTAAATAAGGAAATGCGTGAAAAGCGTGACGTTTTTATAGCAACAAGGTCTCAGTTGATGAAACTTAAAATGGAGTCGTCAATAGTGTCAAGGTTAGAGGAAAGAGGTTTGTTTATGCCTGAGAATCCACCGAAAAAAATAATGGTAAAATCAGAGTAA
- a CDS encoding alpha/beta fold hydrolase gives MGYEYKEEGKFNYLEAGEGRPIIILHGLMGNLSNFDKVFEYFSKKGYKILMPELPIYKLPILKTNVKNLAKFIKSFTEHKKLDNYILLGNSLGGHIALYYTKQYPEKVDGIVLTGSSGLYENSMGESYPKRGDYEYIRNKAESVFYDPKVATKEIVDEVYESINDRNKLIRTLAIAKSAIRHNMAKDLPKMKLPAGLIWGKNDEVTPPEVAKEFNQLLPNSTLYWIDKCGHAPMMEHPDKFNEHLEAWLNQEKL, from the coding sequence ATGGGATACGAATACAAGGAAGAAGGGAAATTTAATTACTTAGAAGCTGGCGAAGGAAGACCTATCATTATTTTACACGGATTGATGGGTAACCTAAGTAACTTCGATAAAGTTTTTGAATATTTTTCCAAAAAAGGGTATAAAATTTTAATGCCAGAATTACCTATTTATAAGCTTCCAATACTAAAAACTAATGTAAAAAATCTGGCAAAATTTATTAAATCATTTACCGAGCATAAAAAACTCGATAATTATATTTTATTAGGCAATTCTCTTGGTGGTCATATTGCACTTTACTACACAAAGCAATATCCAGAAAAAGTTGACGGAATTGTGCTAACTGGAAGTTCTGGTTTATACGAAAACTCTATGGGTGAAAGCTACCCAAAAAGAGGTGATTATGAATACATAAGAAACAAGGCCGAAAGTGTTTTTTATGACCCAAAAGTGGCTACAAAAGAAATTGTTGATGAAGTATATGAAAGCATAAACGACAGAAACAAATTGATTAGAACATTAGCCATTGCCAAAAGTGCTATACGTCATAACATGGCAAAAGACTTGCCTAAAATGAAGTTACCAGCAGGATTAATTTGGGGTAAAAACGACGAGGTTACACCTCCTGAAGTTGCTAAAGAGTTTAATCAACTACTCCCAAATTCTACACTATATTGGATTGACAAATGTGGACATGCCCCTATGATGGAGCACCCAGACAAGTTCAATGAGCATTTGGAAGCATGGTTAAATCAAGAGAAGTTGTAA
- a CDS encoding RluA family pseudouridine synthase translates to MKSTKDNLQVLHEDNHIIIVNKRVGDIIQGDKTGDTPLSEIVKQYVAIKYQKKGNVFLGVVHRLDRPTSGIVIFARTSKALERLNKMLRDKEIKKTYWAIVKNKPEKEKDTLIHYLKKNPKNNKSTTFPNPTPEAKKAILHYQLIKTLDNYFLLKVDLETGRHHQIRAQLAAIKSPIKGDLKYGAKRSNPDGGISLHAKAIAFTHPVSKELISIVSETPNEPVWNSCT, encoded by the coding sequence GTGAAATCCACCAAAGACAATTTACAAGTTTTACACGAAGATAATCATATTATTATCGTGAATAAACGCGTTGGGGATATTATTCAAGGAGACAAAACTGGCGACACACCCCTGAGTGAAATTGTAAAGCAATACGTTGCAATTAAATATCAAAAAAAGGGAAATGTTTTTCTAGGCGTAGTGCATCGTTTAGATAGACCAACAAGTGGAATTGTTATTTTTGCACGAACTTCAAAAGCCTTAGAACGTCTTAATAAAATGCTTCGCGATAAAGAAATTAAGAAAACTTATTGGGCCATTGTAAAAAATAAGCCTGAAAAGGAAAAGGACACCTTGATACACTACTTGAAAAAAAATCCTAAAAACAATAAATCAACCACCTTTCCTAATCCGACACCAGAGGCTAAAAAAGCAATTCTTCATTATCAACTTATTAAGACGTTAGATAATTATTTCTTGCTAAAAGTAGATTTAGAAACCGGACGTCATCATCAAATTAGAGCTCAATTAGCAGCAATTAAAAGCCCTATTAAAGGTGATTTAAAATATGGTGCAAAAAGAAGTAACCCAGATGGCGGAATCAGTTTACACGCCAAAGCTATAGCATTTACACACCCCGTAAGTAAAGAATTAATTTCTATAGTAAGTGAAACACCCAACGAACCGGTTTGGAACAGCTGTACCTAA
- the mraZ gene encoding division/cell wall cluster transcriptional repressor MraZ — MVNLIGTYECKADKKGRLMLPSQLKKQLNSVIDEGFVIKRAVFQPCLEIYPMSEWNVLMQKVNKLNRFVKKNNDFIRRFTAGVKMVDLDASGRLLIPKDLHSFASISNEVVLSSAVNIIEIWDKDSYEKAIDDATGDFAQLAEDVMGGENDIPDELS, encoded by the coding sequence GTGGTAAACCTGATTGGGACATACGAATGTAAGGCCGATAAAAAAGGTCGGTTAATGTTGCCATCTCAGCTTAAAAAACAACTGAATTCTGTTATAGATGAAGGTTTTGTGATTAAGCGAGCGGTGTTTCAACCCTGCCTTGAAATTTACCCAATGAGTGAATGGAATGTGCTAATGCAAAAAGTGAACAAGCTGAATAGGTTTGTGAAAAAGAACAATGATTTTATAAGAAGGTTTACGGCTGGTGTAAAAATGGTCGATTTAGATGCTTCTGGCCGGTTATTAATACCGAAGGACTTGCATTCTTTTGCAAGTATTTCTAATGAAGTAGTGTTGTCTTCAGCTGTGAATATTATTGAGATTTGGGATAAGGATAGTTATGAGAAAGCAATTGATGATGCTACGGGAGATTTTGCTCAATTGGCAGAAGATGTGATGGGTGGCGAAAATGACATTCCAGATGAGTTATCATAA
- the rsmH gene encoding 16S rRNA (cytosine(1402)-N(4))-methyltransferase RsmH translates to MTFQMSYHNPVLLTESIDGLEIEPNGIYVDVTFGGGGHSKEILRRLGPEGRLFAFDQDEDALLNTIDDDRFVLIHENFRYASRFLRFYGVKKVDGILADLGVSSHQFDVAERGFSTRFDAELDMRMHQKAKKSAYKIINQYSEKRLGEILFMYGELRNSKALAKEIVESRKNEPIKTSFQLKEVLKRFLPNSKEHKILAQIFQAIRIEVNEELDVLKEFLLQTQDLLEEGGKLSVISYHSLEDRLVKRYIRSGLFEGEPEKDFYGNYSVPFKKGKLIVPSAKEIKENNRARSAKLRIATKL, encoded by the coding sequence ATGACATTCCAGATGAGTTATCATAATCCTGTATTGCTTACTGAAAGCATCGATGGTCTAGAAATAGAGCCTAATGGCATATATGTAGATGTTACATTTGGTGGAGGTGGTCATTCTAAAGAGATTTTGAGAAGGTTAGGTCCTGAAGGTAGGCTTTTTGCTTTTGATCAAGATGAAGATGCATTGCTGAATACTATTGATGATGATCGATTTGTGTTAATTCATGAGAATTTTAGATATGCTTCGCGATTTTTAAGGTTTTATGGTGTTAAAAAGGTAGACGGAATTTTAGCTGATTTAGGTGTTTCGTCACATCAGTTTGATGTTGCTGAACGAGGGTTTTCTACTCGTTTTGATGCTGAATTAGATATGCGAATGCATCAAAAAGCTAAAAAATCTGCTTATAAGATTATCAATCAATACAGTGAAAAGAGGTTGGGCGAAATTTTGTTTATGTATGGCGAGTTGAGAAACTCAAAAGCATTGGCAAAGGAGATTGTTGAAAGTCGAAAAAATGAACCAATTAAAACTAGTTTTCAGTTAAAAGAGGTTTTAAAAAGGTTTTTACCAAACAGTAAAGAACATAAAATTTTAGCTCAGATTTTTCAAGCAATTAGAATTGAAGTTAATGAGGAGTTAGATGTGTTAAAGGAGTTTTTATTACAGACTCAAGATTTGTTAGAAGAGGGTGGTAAGTTAAGTGTGATTTCCTATCACTCGTTAGAGGATAGGTTGGTAAAGAGATATATCAGAAGTGGTTTGTTTGAGGGTGAGCCTGAAAAGGATTTTTATGGAAATTATTCTGTTCCATTTAAAAAGGGAAAATTAATAGTGCCATCCGCAAAAGAGATTAAAGAAAATAATAGAGCACGAAGTGCAAAACTTAGAATAGCAACAAAGTTATAG
- the mraY gene encoding phospho-N-acetylmuramoyl-pentapeptide-transferase has translation MLYYLFDYLDKHYQLSGAGLFQFISFRSAMAFVFSLLISTIFGRRIIDKLRRLQVGETVRDLGLDGQVQKAGTPTMGGIIVILATLLPVLLFAKLDNVYIIILVVSTVWMGLIGFIDDYIKVFKKNKDGLKGKFKVLGQVGLGVFVGLMLYFSPQVVIKEKINGPAIVQTQEFQTANPSALFGKETKSLKTTIPGVKNNEFDYSKLVSWMGDGYEKYAWIPFVLMVILIITAVSNGANLTDGVDGLAAGTSSIIVLALGVFAWVSGNIIFASYLNVMYIPYSGEMTIFISAFVGGLIGFLWYNTYPAQVFMGDTGSLTVGGIIAVIAISVRKELLIPILAGIFLAENLSVIIQVSYFKYTRKKYGEGRRIFLMSPLHHHYQKKGYHESKIVVRFWIVGIMLAVLSIITLKIR, from the coding sequence ATGTTATATTACTTATTTGACTATTTAGATAAACATTACCAGCTTTCTGGTGCGGGATTATTTCAATTTATCTCCTTCCGTTCAGCCATGGCATTTGTGTTTTCTTTATTGATATCTACCATTTTTGGTAGAAGGATTATCGATAAGTTAAGACGTCTTCAAGTTGGTGAAACTGTAAGAGATTTAGGACTAGATGGTCAAGTTCAAAAAGCGGGTACGCCAACCATGGGTGGTATAATAGTGATATTGGCAACATTGTTACCTGTTTTGTTATTTGCGAAATTAGATAATGTATACATCATCATTTTAGTGGTTTCTACCGTTTGGATGGGACTCATTGGTTTTATTGACGATTATATAAAAGTATTTAAAAAGAATAAAGACGGTTTAAAAGGAAAGTTTAAGGTTTTAGGACAAGTTGGTTTAGGTGTTTTTGTAGGGCTGATGCTTTATTTTTCTCCACAGGTTGTCATCAAAGAAAAAATAAACGGTCCGGCAATTGTACAAACACAGGAGTTTCAAACTGCAAATCCTTCAGCCTTATTTGGTAAGGAAACGAAGTCGTTGAAAACAACTATTCCGGGAGTAAAAAATAATGAATTTGACTATTCAAAACTAGTAAGTTGGATGGGAGATGGGTATGAAAAATATGCTTGGATTCCTTTTGTGCTGATGGTAATATTAATTATAACAGCGGTCTCAAATGGAGCAAATCTAACTGATGGTGTTGATGGTTTAGCAGCAGGTACTTCCTCCATAATTGTATTGGCCTTGGGGGTTTTTGCTTGGGTTTCTGGTAACATTATTTTCGCTAGTTATCTGAATGTGATGTATATACCCTATTCAGGTGAAATGACCATTTTTATTAGTGCTTTCGTAGGTGGACTTATCGGGTTTTTATGGTACAATACCTATCCTGCACAAGTATTTATGGGAGATACGGGTAGTTTAACGGTTGGGGGTATAATTGCAGTAATTGCAATTTCTGTGCGAAAGGAATTATTAATTCCTATTCTGGCGGGTATCTTTTTAGCTGAGAATTTATCAGTGATTATTCAGGTAAGTTATTTTAAATATACTAGAAAGAAATATGGAGAAGGAAGAAGAATATTCTTAATGTCGCCTTTGCATCATCATTATCAGAAAAAGGGATATCACGAGAGTAAAATTGTTGTCCGTTTTTGGATTGTGGGAATCATGTTAGCTGTATTGTCAATAATCACATTGAAAATAAGATAA
- a CDS encoding penicillin-binding protein — MAIEKKNILNRLYLLAGAMFLFALAITYKVIDIQFIQGDFYKEKAESLTVKDFVIKANRGNIYSSDGSLLATSVSRFDIKMDAVTVSKENFEKNIKGLSKSLSQMIGKSASYWENYIRKGRKTDSRYMPITRNLGYNDYLKIKSFPMFNLGTYKGGIITEQRTVREHPIGKIAERAVGYDDGRGRVGIEGNFYEFLRGKNGKRLKQKIAKGQWKPLNDNNEVEPIDGKDVITTIDLDIQDVAHHALLSQLQKFEAEHGTVVVMETKTGEIKGISNLGRNKEGNYYERLNYAVGESHEPGSTFKLMSLMVALEDKVIDTSTVIDTDDGTYKVYNRTVRDSHRGGYGKISAGRVFELSSNVGVVKIIEKYYKDNPQKFIDGLNRMEVGYKLDVPIKGEGVPTLPNPNDKEHWFGTSLAWMAYGYGVHITPLQTLAIYNAVANNGEMVKPRFIKEIRNQNNVVKTYDKVVINPKIASQATIDKMKVLMKNVVKKGTATNIYNKNYELAGKTGTCQTEYWTDNTQYIASFAGYFPADNPEYSCIVVIHKPNKKIGYYGNVVAAPVFEQIAHQIYTKTPVMDEVSGYKQSPEMIVENFDSYNVKANKKYETMPNLKNMNGMDAVALLENLGLTVVFKGTGKVLNQSLKAGQKFDKTKIIELTLS, encoded by the coding sequence TTGGCAATAGAAAAAAAGAACATATTAAATAGATTGTATTTGTTAGCTGGTGCTATGTTTTTGTTCGCATTGGCCATTACGTACAAAGTTATTGATATTCAGTTTATTCAGGGTGATTTTTATAAGGAAAAGGCGGAGAGTCTTACCGTGAAAGATTTTGTAATAAAGGCGAATAGAGGTAATATATATTCTTCAGATGGAAGTCTTTTGGCAACCTCTGTTTCGCGATTTGATATTAAAATGGATGCTGTGACAGTGTCTAAGGAAAATTTTGAAAAAAATATAAAAGGACTAAGTAAATCCTTGTCTCAAATGATTGGAAAATCGGCTAGCTATTGGGAGAATTACATACGTAAGGGTAGAAAAACGGATAGTAGGTATATGCCAATTACTCGTAATCTGGGATATAATGACTATTTGAAAATTAAAAGCTTTCCTATGTTCAATTTAGGAACGTACAAAGGAGGGATTATTACAGAGCAACGTACGGTGCGAGAGCATCCCATAGGCAAAATAGCAGAGCGAGCAGTAGGATATGATGATGGTAGAGGAAGAGTGGGTATAGAAGGTAATTTTTATGAGTTTTTAAGAGGGAAAAATGGTAAACGTTTAAAGCAAAAAATTGCAAAAGGACAATGGAAGCCGTTAAATGATAATAATGAGGTAGAGCCAATTGATGGTAAAGATGTTATCACTACGATAGATTTAGATATTCAAGATGTTGCTCATCATGCGTTGTTAAGTCAGCTACAGAAATTTGAAGCTGAACATGGAACTGTGGTGGTTATGGAAACTAAAACGGGTGAAATTAAAGGGATATCGAATTTAGGTCGAAATAAGGAGGGTAATTATTATGAACGATTAAATTATGCGGTAGGTGAATCGCATGAGCCAGGTTCTACCTTTAAGTTAATGAGCTTGATGGTAGCTTTAGAAGATAAGGTTATTGATACATCTACAGTTATAGATACAGATGATGGAACTTATAAAGTGTATAACAGAACGGTGCGTGATTCGCATCGAGGTGGTTATGGTAAGATTTCTGCAGGTCGCGTTTTTGAATTGTCTTCAAATGTTGGTGTGGTAAAAATTATAGAGAAGTATTATAAAGATAATCCTCAGAAATTTATTGATGGTTTAAATCGAATGGAAGTGGGTTATAAATTAGATGTACCTATCAAAGGAGAAGGGGTGCCAACATTGCCAAATCCAAATGATAAAGAACATTGGTTTGGAACTTCTTTGGCTTGGATGGCCTATGGTTATGGTGTGCATATAACACCATTACAGACATTGGCAATTTATAATGCCGTAGCAAATAATGGTGAGATGGTAAAGCCACGATTTATAAAGGAAATAAGAAATCAAAATAATGTTGTTAAAACATATGATAAGGTAGTTATTAACCCGAAAATAGCATCTCAAGCCACCATTGACAAGATGAAAGTGCTAATGAAAAATGTTGTTAAAAAAGGTACTGCTACAAATATTTACAATAAGAATTATGAATTGGCGGGTAAAACAGGTACGTGTCAAACTGAATATTGGACAGATAATACACAGTATATAGCCTCTTTTGCAGGTTATTTTCCAGCTGATAATCCTGAGTATTCATGCATTGTGGTAATTCACAAGCCTAATAAGAAAATCGGATACTACGGTAATGTAGTTGCGGCACCTGTGTTTGAGCAAATCGCTCATCAAATATATACAAAAACACCTGTAATGGATGAGGTGAGTGGTTATAAACAGAGCCCTGAGATGATAGTTGAGAATTTTGATAGCTATAATGTTAAGGCGAATAAAAAATATGAAACCATGCCTAATCTTAAAAATATGAATGGGATGGATGCTGTAGCCTTATTGGAGAATTTAGGATTAACAGTGGTTTTTAAGGGTACAGGAAAAGTATTGAATCAGTCCTTGAAAGCAGGTCAAAAATTTGATAAAACTAAAATAATAGAATTAACACTTTCGTGA
- the murD gene encoding UDP-N-acetylmuramoyl-L-alanine--D-glutamate ligase — MKKIVVLGSGESGVGTAMLAKKKEYSVFVSDKGTIADKYKKVLLHNDIVFEEGKHTEGKIFDADVVMKSPGIPDKVALIQELLKRNIPIVSEIEFASKYTDAMLVGITGSNGKTTTTMLTNHILTAEGLNVGMAGNIGDSFALQVANETYDKYVLELSSFQLDGIVDFAPHIAVITNISPDHLDRYDYKYENYINSKFRITKNQTAEDFLIYDADDEAIENWLKNNKVKAQLLPFSLEKSFDKGAYIEDDNIIINTNSNLFTMSIAALALQGKHNTKNAMASAMIAKLLGVRNNTLRESLEDFDSVEHRLEPVLKINGVQYINDSKATNVNAAYYALESVRTPIVWIVGGTDKGNDYTSLLPLVREKVKAIICLGLDNSKIIETFGNVVDFMIETAGAEEAVKVAYKVSEKGDTVLLAPACASFDLFENYEDRGRQFKDAVRQL; from the coding sequence ATGAAAAAGATAGTAGTGCTTGGTAGTGGTGAAAGTGGTGTGGGGACAGCAATGCTTGCTAAAAAAAAAGAGTATTCAGTTTTTGTTTCTGACAAAGGAACAATAGCTGATAAGTATAAAAAAGTTCTTTTACACAATGATATTGTTTTTGAAGAAGGAAAGCATACCGAAGGTAAAATATTTGATGCTGATGTAGTGATGAAGAGTCCTGGAATTCCAGATAAGGTAGCTCTTATACAAGAGTTATTGAAAAGGAATATTCCTATAGTATCAGAAATTGAATTCGCCTCCAAATATACGGATGCTATGCTGGTGGGTATTACGGGTAGTAATGGTAAAACAACAACGACCATGCTAACCAACCATATCTTAACAGCAGAAGGGTTAAATGTAGGTATGGCAGGTAATATTGGCGATAGTTTTGCATTGCAAGTGGCAAATGAAACTTATGATAAGTATGTATTGGAGTTGAGTAGTTTTCAGTTAGATGGAATCGTTGATTTTGCACCGCATATTGCAGTGATCACCAACATTTCACCAGATCATTTAGATCGATATGATTACAAATATGAAAATTATATCAATTCTAAATTTAGAATTACCAAGAATCAGACAGCGGAAGATTTTTTGATCTATGACGCCGATGATGAAGCCATTGAAAATTGGCTTAAAAACAATAAAGTAAAAGCACAGTTACTACCTTTTTCATTAGAGAAATCATTTGATAAGGGAGCGTACATAGAAGACGATAATATTATAATTAACACTAATTCAAACCTATTTACAATGAGTATAGCAGCATTAGCATTACAAGGTAAACACAATACAAAAAATGCTATGGCATCGGCCATGATAGCAAAATTACTAGGTGTGCGTAACAATACGCTTAGAGAGAGTTTAGAAGACTTTGATAGTGTTGAGCACAGGTTAGAACCGGTCTTAAAGATTAATGGTGTCCAATATATTAACGATTCAAAAGCTACCAACGTAAATGCTGCTTATTATGCGTTGGAGAGTGTTAGAACTCCTATAGTTTGGATTGTGGGTGGTACGGATAAGGGTAATGACTATACGTCATTATTGCCTTTGGTAAGAGAAAAAGTAAAAGCCATAATCTGCTTGGGATTAGACAATTCAAAAATTATAGAAACTTTTGGTAATGTAGTTGATTTTATGATAGAAACTGCTGGTGCAGAAGAAGCTGTAAAGGTGGCTTATAAAGTTTCTGAAAAAGGTGATACAGTGTTGTTAGCACCTGCTTGTGCAAGTTTTGATTTATTTGAAAATTATGAAGATAGAGGTAGACAATTTAAAGATGCGGTTAGACAATTGTAG
- a CDS encoding UDP-N-acetylmuramoyl-L-alanyl-D-glutamate--2,6-diaminopimelate ligase produces the protein MKKLKDILYRVAVEAVYGSTDIDINTLVFDSRKVTANDVFIAIKGTVVDAHQYISSVISQGATVVVCEDLPENSQDNVVFIVVKDSQEALAIMADNFYENPSRELKLVGVTGTNGKTTVATLLYNLFKKAGFKVGLLSTVKVLVDDQEFPATHTTPDSLTINTYLRAMVENGVTHCFMEVSSHGIHQKRTKGLHFTGGIFTNLSHDHLDYHKTFAEYRDIKKSFFDELPKTAFALVNIDDKNGNVMLQNCEAKKYSYALKTVADYKAKILENQLGGLLLTINTHEVWSKLIGTFNAYNLLAIYATADLMGLESIENLRLLSELESVSGRFQYLISESGITAIVDYAHTPDALKNVLETIGAIRTNNEKVITVVGCGGDRDKTKRPKMAHIATQLSNQAIFTSDNPRSENPQTIIEEMEAGVEPQNFKKYISIVDRKQAIKTASAMAEKGDILLIAGKGHEAYQEVNGVRAHFDDYEIITETLKELQK, from the coding sequence GTGAAAAAGTTAAAAGACATATTGTATAGAGTAGCTGTTGAAGCGGTATATGGGAGTACCGATATTGACATAAACACCCTTGTTTTTGATTCTCGAAAAGTGACAGCAAACGATGTTTTTATAGCCATTAAAGGAACAGTAGTTGATGCTCATCAATACATTTCTTCAGTAATTTCTCAGGGAGCTACTGTTGTTGTGTGTGAAGATTTACCTGAAAATTCACAAGATAATGTTGTTTTTATTGTGGTGAAAGATTCGCAAGAAGCCTTGGCGATCATGGCTGATAATTTTTATGAAAATCCTTCTAGAGAATTAAAATTGGTAGGCGTTACTGGTACTAATGGAAAAACAACCGTTGCAACATTGCTTTATAATTTGTTTAAAAAGGCAGGGTTTAAAGTGGGATTGTTATCAACTGTAAAAGTATTGGTTGATGATCAAGAGTTTCCGGCAACACATACAACTCCAGATTCATTAACCATCAATACATATTTACGAGCGATGGTTGAAAATGGTGTTACGCATTGTTTTATGGAGGTAAGTTCGCATGGAATTCATCAAAAACGAACAAAAGGATTGCATTTTACAGGTGGTATTTTTACCAATTTATCACATGATCATTTAGATTATCATAAAACGTTTGCGGAATATAGAGATATAAAAAAATCATTTTTTGATGAATTACCAAAAACGGCTTTCGCTTTGGTAAATATTGATGATAAGAATGGTAATGTAATGCTTCAAAACTGTGAGGCAAAGAAATATAGTTATGCTTTAAAAACGGTTGCAGATTATAAAGCGAAGATTTTAGAGAACCAACTAGGTGGATTGCTCTTGACTATAAATACACATGAAGTTTGGTCTAAGCTCATCGGTACTTTTAATGCTTATAATCTTTTGGCAATTTATGCTACTGCAGATTTAATGGGGTTAGAGTCTATAGAGAATTTAAGGTTGCTCAGCGAATTAGAGAGTGTAAGTGGAAGGTTTCAATACTTGATTTCTGAAAGTGGAATAACGGCAATTGTTGATTATGCCCATACGCCAGATGCTTTAAAAAATGTATTGGAAACCATAGGTGCTATTAGAACTAATAATGAAAAGGTAATTACTGTAGTAGGTTGCGGTGGTGATAGAGATAAGACAAAGCGGCCAAAAATGGCACATATAGCTACGCAATTATCCAACCAAGCCATTTTTACTTCTGATAATCCTAGAAGTGAAAATCCACAAACGATTATTGAGGAAATGGAAGCTGGTGTAGAACCTCAAAATTTTAAAAAATACATATCTATTGTAGATAGAAAACAGGCTATTAAAACGGCAAGTGCCATGGCTGAAAAAGGAGATATTTTATTGATAGCGGGTAAAGGTCATGAAGCTTATCAAGAAGTGAATGGGGTAAGAGCTCATTTTGATGATTATGAAATCATCACAGAAACATTAAAGGAATTACAAAAATAA